The Hymenobacter sp. 5317J-9 genome has a window encoding:
- a CDS encoding PepSY-like domain-containing protein yields MKTLLLVAAAALVAGTAPAQNLPAAKVPAGVQAAFKAKFPAVKSVTWEKEGADYEAGFKQNGKTMSAVLTSAGVLQETETDMPAAQLPAAVRATLARDYKAYQVKEAATIVKADGRTVYEAEVSKGGKGGKGGKAQDVLFTAEGKVVTQ; encoded by the coding sequence ATGAAAACCCTGTTGCTCGTGGCGGCCGCCGCCCTGGTGGCCGGTACTGCCCCCGCCCAGAACCTGCCCGCCGCTAAGGTGCCGGCCGGTGTTCAGGCCGCGTTCAAAGCCAAGTTTCCGGCGGTAAAATCCGTGACCTGGGAAAAAGAAGGGGCTGACTACGAAGCCGGCTTCAAGCAAAACGGCAAAACCATGTCGGCCGTGCTGACGTCCGCCGGCGTGCTGCAGGAAACCGAAACCGACATGCCGGCCGCCCAGTTGCCGGCCGCCGTGCGCGCTACCCTGGCCCGCGACTACAAAGCCTACCAGGTGAAGGAAGCCGCTACCATCGTGAAAGCCGACGGCCGCACCGTGTACGAAGCCGAGGTAAGCAAGGGAGGCAAGGGAGGCAAGGGAGGCAAGGCGCAGGACGTACTGTTCACCGCCGAGGGCAAAGTGGTGACGCAGTAA